In Streptomyces sp. Li-HN-5-11, the sequence GGCGACCTCCGTACGACCGCTGCCGGCGGCCCCCGCGAGCCCGACGATCTCGCCGGCGCCCACCTGGAAGCTGACGTCGTCGTACGCGCCGCCCCGCAGGTCGCGGACGCTCAGTGCGGCCGTGGCACCGGTGTCGCATGTACTGGCGCGTTCCTCGCGCCGGTCGGCTGCCGCCTCGCCGGTCATGGCGGCGACGAGTTCGGTGCGCGGGAGTTCAGCGACCGGCGCGGTCACGATGTGCCGGGCGTCGCGGAACACCGTCACCATGTCGCAGATCTCGTAGACCTCCTGCAGGTGGTGGCTGATGAACAGGAAGGTCACGCCCTGGCGTTGCAGGTCGCGGATGCGGCCGAAGAGCCGGTTGATCGCGGCTCCGTCGAGCTGGGCGGTCGGCTCGTCGAGGATGATGAACCGCGCCCCGAAGGACAGCGCCCGGGCGATCTCGACGAACTGCCGTTGTTCCACGCTGAGTTCACCGGCGAGGGTCTGCGGGTCGACGTCCACCGACCAGGCCGACAGCAGCTCCTGCGCGCGGCGGCGGGTGGCCTGCCAGCTGATGAGCCGGCTCGGGCCGTGGTCGTGCCGGTTCAGGAAGAGGTTCTCGGCGACGGTCAGCGTGGGGATGATCGTCGACTTCTGGTAGACGCAGGCCACGCGCCGGCGCCAGGCGTCGCGATCGGTGATCCGTGGCGCGGGGCTGCCGCCGAAGGTGACCGTTCCCTCGTCCGGGGCCTGCAGCCCGGTGAGGACCGACACCAGGGTGGACTTTCCGGCCCCGTTGCGGCCGACGAGGGCGTGGGTCTCGCCGGGCCTGATGGTGATCCGGGCACCGCTGAGGGCCACCGTCGGACCGAATCGTTTGACTATGCCCGTCGCCTCGAC encodes:
- a CDS encoding sugar ABC transporter ATP-binding protein, which produces MSDGERAASPAPAPADDGRAPADPPVVEATGIVKRFGPTVALSGARITIRPGETHALVGRNGAGKSTLVSVLTGLQAPDEGTVTFGGSPAPRITDRDAWRRRVACVYQKSTIIPTLTVAENLFLNRHDHGPSRLISWQATRRRAQELLSAWSVDVDPQTLAGELSVEQRQFVEIARALSFGARFIILDEPTAQLDGAAINRLFGRIRDLQRQGVTFLFISHHLQEVYEICDMVTVFRDARHIVTAPVAELPRTELVAAMTGEAAADRREERASTCDTGATAALSVRDLRGGAYDDVSFQVGAGEIVGLAGAAGSGRTEVAETVVGLRTALAGEVEIAGKRPRPGSVPAALAAGAGFVPQDRHHQGFVPGMSIADNATLSVPKRLGTNGFLSRGRRDRLAEKMIDNLAIKTPGPELPVSALSGGNQQKVVMARALADDPRLLVLINPTAGVDVRSKEFLLGKVEETARTGTGVLIASDELDDLRMCDRVLVMFQGRVTSEIARGWHDHDLVAAMEGVDLNA